The proteins below are encoded in one region of Methanofollis aquaemaris:
- a CDS encoding DUF5654 family protein, whose translation MTLYAEVLDKIAALLTAAFGLVAALAWNGAIQELFKEVFGTAENLTAQTIYAVVVTLIAVLVTILIARAAARAKEETKT comes from the coding sequence ATGACCCTCTATGCGGAAGTACTGGACAAGATCGCGGCCCTGCTCACCGCCGCCTTCGGGCTGGTCGCCGCACTGGCATGGAACGGGGCGATCCAGGAACTCTTCAAGGAAGTCTTCGGGACGGCGGAGAACCTGACCGCACAGACCATCTATGCCGTCGTGGTGACGCTCATCGCCGTGCTGGTCACCATCCTGATCGCACGGGCGGCCGCCAGAGCAAAAGAAGAGACAAAGACGTGA